TCCCAGCCTGCGTTCCCCATATATCTGTCACAAATCAAGAAAATCGACATTTCCTCCCCAATTTGTACGCGTGTTGTTATCAATCCGGTGTTCTGAGTCTCGTGGTGAGCAACCCTGTGGCGAAACACTGGGCCCGGGCTAGCTTGGGCCCAAGATAAAATGGAGGTGATGGCTTTTGTCAGTGTTGTCACCGATTCGTGTCTCCCCACTGCGTGATTTTGGTATTTTATCCTCGATTGAGATGAATAATCACATTGGAATGGACATCGCAAGTTTGCTCGAGGTGCAGGTCAATGAGGAACCACTTCCACAAGGTCTGAATACTCTGGTTTATCGCTGCTTAGGCTCGGGAGTTGCTATGCCACACTGAAACTAACCTCAATGTTTCGATTATTTGGACTTTTTCAGTGAGTTTGGAACATGGAAAGAAGGAATCAAAGCCTCTCAAGGCTTCGGAGGTCATCGGTCCagaggaaaaacattttcgaaAGCTTATGTTTGGACAAGGTGAGATTTTAGGAGGTTATGCCGtgaattgttggatttttttcgggAAATTGAGAGTGAGTCGGTAATGGAGGGATTTTGGGTTTCATTTGCCAGGGAATAAGCGAATCAGTTACcgtattctttttttttttgtttgatgatgtcaataattatgaatatttatgtTTCCTTTTTTCATTCCTGGAGATAGAACTAGTCTCTTTTCTAGTTACATTTCAACAATCAGtttcttcaatttaatttcagtcTTTGACAAATGTACACTTTCGTGAAATGATCACTttctattgaatattaatttttctttattaatgTGTTAAACCAAAGAAACTTTCATTCTCAACTTTCATTCATTGATTCTTTTAAGATTAATAAACTAAGAAATTCTTGGCAAATATCGTTACATTTTGTTATCTATCAGTTCTTCAAAGacaataatgaatattttatcaaggaTTAACCATCAATTTGATGAATTCTCTTATAACAGTCCCTGTAGCACCTTTTTTCCCatttgcaaaataatttttgacagTTTCTAACCTCaaagaattataaaaaaatatttcactgcATCATTtatgccaaaaaaaattgaaatattcgaATATCACTAATGACTAGTCTCTGGGAAATGTAGACATTGCTAAAGTACGATTCCGAAAGCTCCATTGCACCTCCTGCGACAATCACATCGGTTCAGCACCTGCTGAGGCCTACAACATGCAGGAGCACCCTGTTCTCAAGGTACTCCTGTGCGCGGCTTGTCGTGAGTTCTACGGTGATGGGACCTTTGAGCAAGGTAaagacgaatgaaaaaaaaaagaactgacaaacacaaaaaaaattgtgaggatGAAACtactaaatgaaaaataatcaggtGATGATGCCACTGACATGTTCTGCCGTTGGTGTGCCAATGGTGGTAATCTTTACTGCTGCTCTTACTGCAGCAACACCTTCTGCCAGAAGTGCatcagaataaattttgatgcTGTTGTGAGGAGGCAGATTGAGGCTGATGAGAAGTGGAAGTGCTTTGTGTGCCATCCTGCCCCACTTTTTTCGCACAGGGCAGTTTGCTGGGCTCTCCTCCAGCACGTTAAGACCCTCTCAAGGTGAGCAAACTAAAATTTCTAAGAGAAAGATTATTTATCCATAATAGTactttgatttaaaaaaaaatggcttttATACTTTACTGTAAAGcttttttccaattatttattaataaacaacgaatgtaaaaaaatgatgaatttatgTGAAACTTAATTTGAATATCgccgaaaattcaatgaacctAATTTTCAAACAACATTCCCCTGAAAAATGACTCGAAATTCACCATAATTCTCCAGGATATTGACAGCAGACCGTGTAATGACGCCAAAGGAAATCCTCTCCAAGATGGAGCTGGACGATGCTCAATGCTGTCCAGGTCGTAAAGCGAAGCGAAAACGTCGGGCGTCCCTCTCAAGTTCGGACGACGAGTCTGTGACATCGAAGACTTCACAACCATCTTCGAGAACACGAAAGCGCTCAGTGAAATGTCGTCGTGCAACTTCACGAGACTCTACAGACACTCCCAATGGTCGATACATACCAATAGCCCCTCGAAAAGTCGAGGAAGACGACATAACGCGGCTATTGAACCCCGAGCAGACGATGGTCGAGGGTGACACCGAGTCAGTGATTCTCCCTAGTGGTCCTCGTCTGCCAGCCCTTCAGCCAATAACACCACAACCAGTGGTGAGATCACCAGCAACACGAGGTGGAAGAATGATCCCGATGCGTCCTCTCCGAAGAATCGACTCCCTTCCCCCCGGCGCGACACCACAACTCATAACCCGACTACCCGGTTTCAGGGCTTCCGCCCCAATGGTGACAATTCCGACACGTCCAGTGCTGATAGCATCAGGCCCTGGTGCCTCTGGAGGACAAGGGCCACGTGTCCGCACATATCCAACGATAAGAATAGATAAAAACGATCCCAAGCTAAAAGGAAAGGCGCCACCGAGTATCATCGACCTGGAGAGTGAATCAGAGGAGGAAGCAGTGACGGAGACAGGTGTCCAAGCTGACAAAAGCTTGGAGAAGAGATCTGAAGAGTCTGAGGGCGCATCTGGACAATCAGAAGCACCAGAGGTGACCTATCCCAGACTGACTGTTAGACGATTTGATCAGACAATCAGCAATCCCATGAGAGCTGTAGATGACATTCTGAAAAAACTGAGGAAGAGACTGAAGCAGGAGATGAATAGTTTCGAAGGGAGCGAGGGGAGTGACATAAATTCGGCTAAAAGAAAACTCAAAATCATCAACAGGAACATCAGCAAGGTTGTGTCTGAACTAGCTGGATTCAATAATACCATGGTGAGACAGTACAAACCCTGGAAGACTTCTTGTATTACTGGAAAGCCGGTGGAGGACTTGACTGGAAAAATTCGCCTTAGAAAGGGTGAGGCCAGTCATAAAATCATTCCACTGGAGATGGAGTGTGAGCGGGACTCGGGGTCTGATGCTGAGGGGGATGACGATGAGGTGGAGGAGCACAATGCTATTGATTTTTCGGATATGGTGGTGGAGTTCAGGGAGAAGGAGACTATTGATCGTGGTTGCACTGCCAGGGCTGAGACTGAGGACAAGGGAATTCAGGTTTATGATGAAATAACGGTTGATTATGACAGAACTATTGGGTACTCACTGCTCATGAGATCGGATTACAATGGGGACTCGGAGGTAGAGGTTTTCAAGCCAGTAGTCGTTCCAGATCAGCATTTTGGGAAGTATGAGgagcaatttattttctttctgcAGAGGATGGAGGAGGGGTATGATGAGGAGAAGGAGAACGCTAGTCCTGAGAAGAGTTTGAATGACATGATTGAGGAGGAGTTGGGGATCCAGAGGAAAAAGGGTGGGACGGCTGGTCCGGAAGTGACGACAGTGGAAGATGGTCTGAGTGATGAAGAGATGGGGGATCACCCGGAGGATGATGCTACGGAGGGGAAGAGGGATGAACCCATGGATGTTTCTGATGGAAGTCTTGAGGGTTTTAATCCTGGGACAGAGTCAGTGGAGTCAGTGGCTAACTACGTGCAGAAGTCTgggaagaaaataattgaggaaaaaaatcatggagGTGATGAACCTGACGATGAAAATTGTCTTGAAGACGATGAGAAGAGCCTGGATAAAGGCCTGGGACAGAAATCCAGGAAAAAGGAGACTGTCATCGCAGTCACCGCTCTCATCGAAGACGACACTCGCGATAAGACATTCAAGGAGAGTTGGAAGAGCGGTGAGGACGACGACGAGTGCACAATTCTCGAGTGAATTTTCTtattatcgaaaaaaatatttttgtttttattgacATGGAACTGGAGACGTGGGGAGTTACTggggattttttggttttgtaAGTGCTGCCTTTCATAAAGTGCTTGGAACAGAGTATCGTAgattttagaaaaatcatCGGAGAATCTTTtgcaaatgttttttcacttttataaATTCCAGTATCTTCAGttcttattcaatatttttccctcagtcACAGTGATTTCGGACAGATTTAGGCTAAGTTTGTATATatgatgatatttttcatattatttgAGTTGGAGTGATGTGGGGGGATACTGGTCCTGATGTAAAagacaattgaaatttttttcgtgggGGATAGCAATTTTCATAGAGCCTTTGGGGCCAATGTGCTGATTTATCCTGTAGGTATATTGATATCAGTATACTGCGGGACTGGGAATTTATTCAGATTAGTCCTCATTTTGTGTATCTTgtcgataaaatattttgatgcCACGGGAAGAATGAAATTTAGCGAGGAATTCTCGTGTAAATGAAATGCTGGACATACAGAGAGGAGCTTTAGTTGCTCTGCATTATTTGTATAGTTCATAATTTTgtgtcatttaatttttcaatttaatttgcagaggaaattgaagaaattagTGAATTAGTAGAAAATTAATCACAGGTTTccctcatttattttcatatttcaacTGTTTTCTAACGGTTGAGAATTCCCTGGCACAAACGTCAGTGAACAATGTCCATTCCTCGTTTCGTGTACGTCGTGGCGATATTTTCTGAACGTCGAAGAGAGAATTATAGCTTGAAGCAACTGATTGTTCtgtaaatcaaataaaaaattggaaaagtgAAGATCAAGCTGTTTACTTGGTAATTATTTGTGGGTGATCTGCAGTTTTCTATAGGGTCACTAATAGCACATGACCAATTCATGGAGATAATCATATATTGCACAGCCATAATCTATCATTTGATCATCGATTAGTTGACAACTGGAGTATATTCATAAGTGAAAGTAATTATCCGTATGTGGATAGCCGTCAGGTGATTGATTTTCACCGATTGAACTAATTCTATTGTTTGTTCTACGTTGAGCTTGAAATGTCTCATCAAAATGTTTCATGAGTTTCTTATTTATagtcaaatgaaatattttaaaattcaacatGAGTTTGATCGACAGaatagtaaaaaattaatattttccaataGTTCAACCCATATCGATAGAGATCGTTTgtaattctgtgtacagttgatcatttgtacagttgaacaagtacgaacggagccccccccccccgcttggccgatatgcagataccccagtaggactcgtggcgccccgtctcctcgggggtgaaatcgtgtcggtaacgtggagaaactggcgtcagtcaaacccccagaactgagcctctactttggtctatcctctttgactACAACtacacaaatattttttttttattaattgatgaaGTAACTAACCCAACCTGGTGCTCGCTTAACCTGGCTCATCTAGCAACCTTCCGGCTACCAGTAATATCTGCCGGAACTAATAAACTATTTTTGGGACGAAATCCGATAATCCGCACACTTTTGTCGATATATAtctatattaaaaatataaacatttaCTGCCCAtaaattctcatatttttaattggcATCAAAccttcataattaaattattctacCAAAATCTTGCAAGTAAGTATTTTATCTGCATTGTTAGCCGAGAATAACTgtgtattttattaattaatagttaACAATGAGTTCCCGGGGGAAGGTTGAAACTGAGAGTCTGAAGAAAAACCTGGAGGAGCAGTTGGACAGATTAGTACAGCAATTAGAAGATTTAGAAGAATGCAAGTGAGTttcacaattatttaatttcgtttattcaattaaattatatcAATTCCAtcggtaaaaatgaaattatctaAAAAACACATGAGGGGAAAGATTCTCAAGCGATGATGTCCCCCAAATAGGAATTCCACGTCGCTTGTTTTTGttgtaatttaatgaaaaagaaatgagaaaacATGTACATTCCTACAGACATACGCACATCTCCCAAGAAGATcagatttttatcatttataaCATTGTATGTCATCCTCAGGTAAAATTAGAAGATCATCAAAACGATTGATTAAATAGCTTTCATTAgcaagcaaaaaaaattaactacttgcaaaatattgttttcctGAATGTTGTTTATAGCAACGTTTTCCCAATAATATTTGTAGTCATCAAGTTGGTTTCAAATTTTCCAGAGAAGATTTGGAAGAATCAGAGTACGAAGAAACGAAAGGGGAAACAATGGATCAGTTACGTGAATTCAACGAGAGCCTTCAACGCATGATTTCAGGTGACATGACTCTAGTAGATCAGCTCGGTGCAATGCAGTTAGCAACACAAGCAGCAATAAGTGCAGCATTCAAAACTCCAGCAGTTATTAGAATGTTTGGAAAGCGGGAGCCAAAGCAGTTGCGAGAACGTCTCTTAGAAGTAGACAGAGACGTGAGACTTGGAAAATTGAGTAAAGAATCAAGTGAGGGTCAACGAGTGGAGATTCTGAGTGCTCTGAAACATTTGGGGGAGAAATTGGAGCAATTCGAACTTGAactattggaaaaatattcgatgGGTATATGCGATATCTCGGGTTTTATTCAGATTTCTGATAACCATGAAAAAGGACAAATAGCACTAGCAATGGCTAGTAAAGATGTCGAAGCCGCCCTCGAAACATGAAGAAATGGATTTGTTTTAGTTCACGAAGATTAAAATGGATGAATCGCATTTTTGTTTGTTCAGTCGCTTTGAAATGGTGGGAATCCATTAATTGTGATTTGgatgatatttttcatgtcgAAGAAATAACGCTTCAACGAACGATTCTTTTATCTTTATATATTTGTTATATTCTCAATAGGCAATTGACGTGGAATCCAATTTTCGAATGTATTCAAATTTATATAACTCTTCAGTCTATGAACCATTACCGAGTAAAAaggtatttgaaaaatagacTAGAAAATGTGTAATaagttattaaaaatatatcaattacAAATAGTTTTTGCATGAGGGGCATGAGAAAAACGTCATTGGCTCAGCGCTATGCACTATGAATCGTTCATCGCCagtatatcatttttttctgaatgagGAAAACACATAGTATATTGTCTAGTCGAGAAAAGTAGAGTTTTAAAGAACGATACTATTTTTCAGCGCCGAgtgcaaaaagaaaaattctcatggGTGTTTTTGCTGCGGTAATTGTAGATCCTGGTACGAAACAGACGTACATGCAGAGTATTTTGGACTGAAGTGTTCATTTAGAGATTTTGAGAACGTGGAAGGTTCCTGTTTTGAACGAGTTGTATGGAGAAGTGTGAGAATtactaaaaaatcgaataaaatatcAGTATAATTTATTGCCCAGGAtttcttttattaatttgtaACGAAAACAGATATACACTCAACGATATTTATTATCTagatttataaacaaaaagaGAGAATACTTAGTATTACGAAGGCTGACTTCAACTTACTGTTACCTAAAAACTTACATTCATCGTTTATCCTGTATGTATTCCCTTCAACGATaatcgtcaaaattgtccCTCCATAGTTCAGGAACTTTTGCATTAGAGAAATgcgtttttcaaaaatttcaatggcTCTAGACAACAAGAGCATTATGTCAGATCGTGCCCTATTTTCCCCACTTCAATGTAGACTCCATTTTTCACAAATTACACAGCTAATAGTTTGGTTTGATGTATTGCAATTTCTACATTAAGTTGGGATACCTATCATCAATATTAAAAATCCCTCATTCCCATTTTTCAGAATGAAATAACAGATATATTCGTCATTTTAAGAATAGTTAAATGCTTTAGAGTGCACATctaatcagaattttttataacaactCATTAGATTTTTTGATGATTGCAAGATGGGTGTAAATTCTTATAGTAattgtttcaatatttctgtcgatatcaattaacaaaataGACAAGAAGTTataatgcagaaaaaaaatattaacaaacATAAATTGATTGCCTCCAGAAAAGATATGTCAGACGtttcgataaattttcatttaattatttcgcaAATGGTCATCTCAATCTCCACAAAGAATCATTATTTCTACTTTCAGTAATCGGCAGACCTGAACGAACGTAATGACATAAAATCCTcggtatatatatacatatatatgtgtgtatatatatacagTAGTCAGGGAGATAAGTCCAAACGGAAAATCGTGTGAAACTTACGATTGGAAGCACCTTTTACAAGTTAATCAAAGTTGTGAAGCGATTACAAAATGCgattacaaaaaaatcctgTGTCTCCCTTAAATTTGGAGATACTGGTCAAAAAATTCcttgagagagaaataaatcCACTTATTTCTCAGTATCTTTTGCTGAATTATGGTCAATGCTTTTGGCTGCAGCCAACTTCAAGCTCCTTACGATAGTATTTTTCACttcaacttcattttttttctgtgcatTGAATGACACTAGTTGTACCCTGTCTTTGATGTTCATTGAAAAACATCAACCGGTTGATTTaagcaaaaataaaaacgttGAAATTCCCTTTACTTTTAAGATATTGAGATTCACGCGCTTGACTGACGCGACTTTAAGGGCGAACAACATGAAGAAGGTGTTAAGAATCGACGAGTGTCACAGGACTTTTCCATTCAGAATTACCTCCCAACTTACAGCTTCGGTTTGGACGTTGGGTTTCGAGACACCTGGTGTGTACAACATAACGTGTCCACCTTGATTAAGGAATTCGTTGggggaaaattaaaaagatcGCTATTCAATGGCGCCACAATAATTAACATGCATCCAATCACAAGCAAATATTGTTTGAaccaatttttcataacaGCAATAATGTTCATGCTTGTCTGTCTATGTCTGGTTCTGGTCATAGCGGTCATCAAGTATGATGGGCCGATCACTGCAAAATTCTTCCATTCGACATTTAATCATTTATTGCCGAAATCCCCCCACCgttcatgtttttttagattttctgcAAAACAGTTTGTACGATTGACAGGAACAAACATTTCACCTTTGAGTCATatcattatttaatgaatcATAAGGTTTCATCGCCGGGAAAGAATTGTTTCTACGTGCTCAccaaattttttctaaaatctgTAAAACTTCAGTaaaaatgtacaaaaataattgcacAGCTGTGAAACTTTGTGAGTCAGTAAAAGACGGTAAAAcctaaaaattatggatttttttacgtcaatCTGATTGATTGGTTCTCAGAAAATCACAAAAGACAAAATATCGGCAATAGTTCCTCAACaggttttaaaaattctcggaaatatgaatttgtttttattctttccATCCATGAATTCTTTGTTAACCAAGATGGAAACCTTACTATTTATACATATAGATACCCTCACAACAAAAAGAAACGTATCTACATGGGAAATGCCTACACCTTATTCTTGTCTGTTATTAAGGTATCgatatggtttttttttttcattaagatAGCCAAGGGTGACAATGAAGAGATGCTAAAGCTATTTCGTTCACTCCCACAGAATCGTCGAAGATTTCCATGTGAATGTTAATAGTTGCCGCAATTGATACGTGGCTTTCTTTCACTCATTAATATCTTCATAATAATATATTAGATTCCCTTAATAATTGTCTTCACTTGTTTCGTCATTCTTTAATATTAAAAGTCTCTTTCAAACAACTTGAAAATGTCACCAACAGCGTGGTTTTGATGCTGGTCCTTGGATTGTGGTATCTGTGGTAGCAGAGTAAACATTTAACTAGCGTTTACGTCTGCATACCCTCTTGTGTTCCCTTTGCCAATGAAGTTGTTGACAGTCAGTACTGCAGTACGCTGTGTTCCAGCAGCAGTGGTAAATTGCTTCAGTTTCGCAGTTGTAACACTAAAAACATTAGAAATGGGTTGGAAATCGTTGGAATTGTCTGTTAAAAAGTGAAGAGTTTTTCATCAGATGCGGTAAGAGTTTCTACTAAAGAatattcagatattttttagaatttgcTATCGATTCAAATCTAATTATCGTTATTTGTCAACTGAATTGcgtgagaaaattaaaaaaaaatatcatgggATTCTTCATACATCGATGATCGATTGTACGTGAGAAAACGAGTAATTAGGAGAAGAAAAAGTGTATTTTTTGTTTGGAAAGTACTTAGAAGAATTTGCATATTTAAATAGtgcccattaaaaaaaaaatacccattgcttttttttaatttcggaGATAACTTGCTGATGTTTTTCAGTCATCTGTCTCAATTCTTTAGCATGCTCAGCCTGCAGTCTCTCAAGCTCTCGACATTTATCCAACTCCATTTCCCTGCGCAATTTATCTAGTCCAGTTGTCGTAGGCTGTTCAGATGTTCTCCGTTCTCTCTTCACCTGGAAGCATAGAACATACTACTCGAATGTTGCAACAGTACATTTTGGCCCAATAACTCCATTTCCGTTCATTTACTCAGAAGAATAATTGGATAAATAAAGCTGACGCATTGCAAGTAGAATATATATTACCTTGGCAGGAACAACATCAGTCTGGTTTGAATCTGTCTGTACAAGAACGCATTTTGTTCTTGGTTCCTGGGAACTGGAGGTAACCATGTCCTCCTGGGATCCTTCCTTCTTCAATCCAAGTGGACACATACTGGATATCTCCCTTGGTGGTTCATCCTCAGCTACTGGTAGAAGTGGCACTTGTCTGTCCTCACTGGTTGATCTACTGCTGCCCTTCTTCAGCGTTTTCTTCGTCTCTTGACTCGTCTGTGAGTCGAAATTTCCATCGGAATTCAACCTTTCAACTTTCACTCTCAAGTCTTT
This genomic stretch from Diachasmimorpha longicaudata isolate KC_UGA_2023 chromosome 6, iyDiaLong2, whole genome shotgun sequence harbors:
- the LOC135163770 gene encoding uncharacterized protein LOC135163770 codes for the protein MNNHIGMDIASLLEVQVNEEPLPQVSLEHGKKESKPLKASEVIGPEEKHFRKLMFGQDIAKVRFRKLHCTSCDNHIGSAPAEAYNMQEHPVLKVLLCAACREFYGDGTFEQGDDATDMFCRWCANGGNLYCCSYCSNTFCQKCIRINFDAVVRRQIEADEKWKCFVCHPAPLFSHRAVCWALLQHVKTLSRILTADRVMTPKEILSKMELDDAQCCPGRKAKRKRRASLSSSDDESVTSKTSQPSSRTRKRSVKCRRATSRDSTDTPNGRYIPIAPRKVEEDDITRLLNPEQTMVEGDTESVILPSGPRLPALQPITPQPVVRSPATRGGRMIPMRPLRRIDSLPPGATPQLITRLPGFRASAPMVTIPTRPVLIASGPGASGGQGPRVRTYPTIRIDKNDPKLKGKAPPSIIDLESESEEEAVTETGVQADKSLEKRSEESEGASGQSEAPEVTYPRLTVRRFDQTISNPMRAVDDILKKLRKRLKQEMNSFEGSEGSDINSAKRKLKIINRNISKVVSELAGFNNTMVRQYKPWKTSCITGKPVEDLTGKIRLRKGEASHKIIPLEMECERDSGSDAEGDDDEVEEHNAIDFSDMVVEFREKETIDRGCTARAETEDKGIQVYDEITVDYDRTIGYSLLMRSDYNGDSEVEVFKPVVVPDQHFGKYEEQFIFFLQRMEEGYDEEKENASPEKSLNDMIEEELGIQRKKGGTAGPEVTTVEDGLSDEEMGDHPEDDATEGKRDEPMDVSDGSLEGFNPGTESVESVANYVQKSGKKIIEEKNHGGDEPDDENCLEDDEKSLDKGLGQKSRKKETVIAVTALIEDDTRDKTFKESWKSGEDDDECTILE
- the LOC135163774 gene encoding protein LZIC-like, which produces MSSRGKVETESLKKNLEEQLDRLVQQLEDLEECKEDLEESEYEETKGETMDQLREFNESLQRMISGDMTLVDQLGAMQLATQAAISAAFKTPAVIRMFGKREPKQLRERLLEVDRDVRLGKLSKESSEGQRVEILSALKHLGEKLEQFELELLEKYSMGICDISGFIQISDNHEKGQIALAMASKDVEAALET